The Candidatus Flexicrinis affinis genome has a segment encoding these proteins:
- a CDS encoding mechanosensitive ion channel family protein, with amino-acid sequence MFEQLPGLSSLSPEIREIVLRVLAVIIVVILIYFSRRLVTFAVLAPFKRLAGRTNSQTPEKLADIVGGPVRLVLVAAALLVTARIVVPGDAVFNGLAQSVSRIFILIGVLLLVYRSIDIILPTSTHLATLTGIVIQDRLLPFIRVGMKIFIIAFGGVIILQEFGYDVTGLIAGLGVGGLALSLAAQDTVANLFGFASIIGDSPFSVGDYIRTPDVEGIVEHVGVRSTRVRQLDQTLITIPNNVLANSAISNFSRMPRRRIDFTVGVTYRTTAAQMRVLLERLRAMLKEWPSADPSTVQVYFSKFNDSSLDVLVRCYVRKLTWDEMMTENEAIMLGVMEIVEELGLSIAFPTRSLVFEPDARVVAALDRGESSGDDRQPDEG; translated from the coding sequence ATGTTCGAACAGCTTCCCGGCTTGTCCAGTCTCTCCCCGGAAATCCGCGAGATCGTGCTCCGGGTGCTGGCCGTCATTATCGTCGTCATTCTGATCTACTTCTCACGCCGCCTCGTGACATTCGCCGTGCTGGCCCCGTTCAAACGATTGGCGGGCCGTACCAACTCTCAGACGCCAGAGAAACTCGCCGACATCGTCGGCGGGCCTGTCCGGTTGGTGCTGGTCGCGGCGGCGCTGCTCGTCACCGCCCGCATTGTCGTGCCCGGCGACGCTGTATTCAACGGCCTCGCGCAGTCCGTTTCGCGGATATTCATCCTGATCGGCGTGCTGCTGCTGGTCTACCGCTCGATCGACATCATACTTCCTACCAGCACGCACCTCGCGACGCTGACCGGCATTGTCATACAGGATCGGCTACTGCCATTCATCCGCGTCGGGATGAAGATCTTTATCATCGCGTTCGGCGGCGTGATCATCCTGCAAGAGTTTGGCTACGATGTCACTGGCTTGATTGCCGGCCTCGGTGTCGGCGGTTTGGCGCTATCGCTCGCCGCGCAGGATACGGTGGCGAACTTGTTCGGATTTGCGTCAATCATCGGTGACAGCCCTTTCTCGGTCGGTGACTACATCCGAACGCCGGACGTCGAGGGGATCGTCGAGCACGTCGGCGTGCGATCCACGCGCGTGCGTCAGCTTGATCAAACGCTGATCACGATCCCGAACAACGTACTTGCCAACAGCGCGATCAGCAATTTTTCGCGTATGCCCCGCCGCCGCATCGACTTCACCGTAGGCGTGACGTATCGCACGACTGCCGCTCAGATGCGTGTGCTGCTCGAACGTCTGCGGGCAATGCTCAAGGAGTGGCCCAGCGCCGACCCGTCCACCGTGCAGGTCTACTTTTCGAAGTTCAATGACAGCTCGCTCGACGTTCTCGTACGCTGCTATGTGCGCAAGCTCACGTGGGACGAGATGATGACCGAAAACGAGGCGATCATGCTGGGAGTCATGGAGATCGTGGAAGAACTTGGCTTGAGCATCGCCTTCCCGACGCGTTCGCTCGTCTTCGAGCCGGACGCGCGTGTCGTCGCGGCGCTCGATCGCGGTGAGTCATCCGGTGACGACCGTCAGCCGGATGAGGGTTAG